In the genome of Ancylomarina subtilis, one region contains:
- a CDS encoding DUF6122 family protein, whose product MNTSELLHILQVIVHYGLHLLFPGAVAWFFFKNQWKKAWLIMLATMLVDLDHLLATPIFEAGRCSIGFHPLHSYYAIAAYFIMVFFPKFRIVAIGLLLHMFTDFQDCLWLTILNK is encoded by the coding sequence ATGAATACAAGCGAACTCCTGCATATTCTGCAAGTCATTGTTCATTACGGCTTACATCTTTTATTTCCCGGAGCTGTAGCCTGGTTTTTCTTCAAAAATCAATGGAAAAAGGCTTGGTTGATTATGCTTGCGACCATGCTGGTTGATTTGGATCACTTATTGGCCACACCCATATTCGAAGCAGGACGATGCAGTATTGGTTTTCATCCCCTACACTCCTATTACGCTATAGCGGCTTATTTTATCATGGTTTTCTTTCCAAAATTCCGAATAGTAGCCATCGGCTTACTACTGCACATGTTTACCGATTTTCAGGATTGTTTGTGGCTTACGATTCTTAACAAATAA
- a CDS encoding thioredoxin family protein — protein MKNLLTVIVLALLGLFISTASMAQNRSVEFEHAKWDKVLKKAKKSNKLIFVDCYTSWCGPCKMMAKDVFTQDHVADYFNANFVNYKLDMEKGEGPALKPGWKINAYPTFLVINAKGEVIHRVVGAYSADEFIAYIKEAQSDDKNFAALQKEYEAGKRDGEFMFSYLRSLRMANLGKEEAEKADAYISSLNKEDLLKKENWNIVKYFMRNPATNEFRFVVKNRNQLAEVVGADEIDSKIYKTYNKKIEEYSYFYPGEGREYDKAGFDTLIIDLQNSNYDRASELIAIALKNEYSRLNDWDKYVYTVDAALDFSLLNKNENKYRYFDSAASTIAKVSKDKMMLERALRWADYASVNETRPEHKSGYLATKAILLELVGHAEEAKATQSASKKADLEAEKAGTKIISIPAFKMGGMKSAKGKKK, from the coding sequence ATGAAAAATTTACTAACAGTGATTGTATTGGCTCTTTTGGGGCTTTTTATTTCTACAGCTTCAATGGCACAGAATCGTTCTGTTGAGTTTGAACATGCAAAATGGGACAAGGTTTTAAAAAAGGCTAAGAAGAGCAATAAATTGATTTTTGTTGACTGCTATACTTCTTGGTGTGGACCATGTAAGATGATGGCCAAGGATGTGTTTACACAGGATCATGTTGCTGATTATTTCAATGCCAATTTTGTGAACTATAAGCTCGATATGGAAAAAGGAGAGGGGCCTGCTCTAAAGCCAGGTTGGAAAATTAATGCTTATCCTACTTTTCTGGTAATTAATGCTAAAGGTGAAGTTATTCATCGTGTTGTCGGAGCTTATAGTGCTGACGAGTTTATCGCTTATATAAAAGAAGCGCAATCGGATGACAAAAATTTTGCTGCTTTGCAAAAAGAGTACGAAGCGGGGAAACGCGACGGAGAATTCATGTTTTCTTATTTAAGATCATTGCGTATGGCAAATTTGGGTAAAGAGGAAGCTGAAAAAGCCGATGCTTATATATCTAGCTTAAACAAAGAAGATTTGTTGAAGAAAGAGAACTGGAATATTGTGAAGTATTTTATGAGAAATCCGGCAACCAATGAATTTCGTTTTGTTGTGAAAAATAGAAACCAATTAGCAGAAGTTGTTGGCGCTGATGAAATCGATTCAAAAATCTATAAAACCTACAATAAGAAAATTGAAGAATACTCTTATTTCTATCCAGGTGAAGGGCGTGAGTATGACAAAGCTGGTTTCGATACTTTAATTATTGATCTGCAAAATTCAAATTATGATAGGGCTTCTGAGTTGATCGCTATTGCTTTAAAGAATGAATACTCTCGTTTGAATGATTGGGACAAATATGTATACACTGTTGATGCTGCTCTTGATTTTTCTTTATTGAATAAGAACGAAAATAAGTATAGATATTTTGATTCTGCAGCTTCGACCATTGCTAAAGTGTCAAAAGATAAAATGATGCTAGAGAGAGCACTACGTTGGGCAGACTACGCTTCAGTAAACGAGACTCGCCCTGAGCATAAATCTGGTTATTTAGCAACAAAAGCTATTTTGTTGGAGTTAGTTGGTCATGCTGAAGAAGCTAAGGCAACACAATCAGCTTCTAAAAAAGCGGATCTAGAGGCAGAGAAAGCAGGTACAAAAATAATTTCAATCCCGGCATTTAAAATGGGTGGAATGAAATCTGCAAAAGGAAAGAAGAAATAA
- a CDS encoding TlpA disulfide reductase family protein — protein sequence MKNLLVAFIALILCSCQAPVKDTITIQGNVKFPDNRFKMNIIKRNGFDKTIIDSVTVNPDGTYKFEMKVDKPGVYTLDCQKWQSVQFWAEDEDLKVDFRGQDTAKMKIKNPPYVYINGGKNNEVMNLIAFNYYRNYQSMIAAGKLMYEASLSDCEKWKEVAGKGYNACYDDLDARTRYIAEHYSDRNSIISLLSSLRKESDKPLVEKIIKTLEAKNPNYQPLLDYKKARAEAKAQKERLAIGKEAPIFEFPTKDGQMVSLKGFRGKYLVVDFWASWCGPCRNEIPHLKELYEVYKDKGVEFLSVSIDKSKNAWKKAMRQENMPWPQIQAPGSGKDIMKEYQFSGIPYIILLDKEGKIVGKQLRGESLTKKLEETIK from the coding sequence ATGAAAAATTTACTTGTTGCTTTTATAGCTTTAATTCTTTGCTCGTGCCAGGCACCAGTAAAAGATACTATTACGATTCAGGGAAATGTTAAGTTTCCTGATAATCGTTTTAAAATGAATATTATTAAGCGAAATGGTTTTGATAAAACCATAATTGATTCTGTAACTGTGAATCCTGATGGGACTTATAAGTTTGAGATGAAGGTAGATAAGCCAGGTGTTTACACATTGGATTGTCAGAAGTGGCAGTCAGTTCAGTTTTGGGCTGAAGATGAGGATTTGAAGGTTGATTTCAGAGGTCAGGATACTGCTAAAATGAAGATTAAGAATCCACCTTACGTGTATATTAATGGTGGGAAAAACAATGAGGTGATGAATTTAATAGCCTTTAATTACTACCGTAATTACCAAAGTATGATTGCGGCAGGAAAACTTATGTATGAAGCATCATTATCAGATTGTGAAAAGTGGAAAGAAGTTGCCGGTAAAGGTTATAACGCTTGTTATGATGATCTGGATGCCAGAACCCGTTATATAGCTGAGCATTATTCTGATCGCAATTCAATTATCTCTTTATTGAGTTCTTTAAGAAAAGAAAGTGATAAACCTTTGGTTGAGAAAATTATTAAAACTTTGGAGGCAAAGAATCCGAATTACCAGCCATTGTTAGATTATAAGAAAGCTAGAGCAGAAGCTAAAGCACAAAAAGAGAGATTGGCTATTGGTAAAGAAGCTCCAATTTTTGAATTTCCAACTAAGGATGGTCAAATGGTTAGCCTTAAGGGTTTTAGAGGTAAGTATTTGGTTGTTGATTTTTGGGCGTCGTGGTGTGGACCATGTCGAAACGAAATTCCTCATTTGAAAGAATTGTATGAGGTGTATAAAGATAAAGGTGTTGAGTTTTTAAGTGTATCTATTGATAAAAGTAAGAATGCCTGGAAAAAAGCAATGCGTCAGGAAAATATGCCTTGGCCACAAATTCAAGCTCCGGGTTCTGGAAAAGATATTATGAAAGAGTATCAGTTCTCTGGAATCCCTTACATTATTCTGTTGGATAAAGAAGGTAAGATTGTGGGTAAGCAATTACGTGGTGAATCTTTAACTAAGAAATTAGAAGAAACAATTAAATAA
- a CDS encoding thioredoxin family protein yields the protein MNKIKTILVCLSFCLFFCQESYAQLQSDSKDYTGIKFVHSSWQEILKKAKNENKLIFIDAYTSWCGPCKMMAKNVFTDIEVGDLFNQNFVNVKLDMEKEPGLSLKSKLRVTAYPTLIFIDANEKIDHKAVGSMPKSDFLKFANKALNGEMNLSDYNEIYEKEGVFDYKFLVNYLKVLESAGENAKLKMVIVKYFDDLTSDKLLSRENWDLVKKYINNTDNKAFQYLLTNREQFEGLYGEKEVAEKIYFTFLRQGNQLCDKCESGDFHLNLARKLQFESDLEKFKIKDKANILAYSEIATARTLKDWMVFVSTVSKYLESGLIDKSLMSLYNYALPINKATEDKTLREEAAKWCDMGLATKNLNTGFKNAFLKLKADLLGEK from the coding sequence ATGAATAAAATTAAAACAATACTTGTTTGCTTGTCTTTCTGTCTGTTTTTTTGTCAGGAATCATACGCTCAACTGCAATCAGATAGTAAAGATTATACCGGGATTAAATTTGTGCATAGCTCTTGGCAGGAGATTCTTAAGAAGGCTAAAAATGAAAACAAACTCATTTTTATTGATGCTTATACAAGCTGGTGTGGTCCCTGTAAAATGATGGCTAAAAACGTCTTTACAGATATTGAAGTGGGAGACTTATTTAATCAAAACTTTGTGAATGTGAAGTTAGATATGGAGAAAGAACCAGGTTTAAGTCTGAAATCAAAACTGCGGGTTACTGCCTATCCAACTTTGATTTTTATCGATGCTAACGAAAAAATTGACCATAAGGCTGTTGGTTCCATGCCTAAATCTGACTTCCTGAAATTTGCTAATAAAGCTTTAAATGGTGAGATGAATCTTTCTGATTACAACGAAATTTATGAAAAAGAAGGCGTTTTTGATTACAAGTTTCTGGTTAATTACTTGAAGGTGCTTGAATCTGCAGGTGAAAATGCAAAGTTGAAGATGGTTATCGTAAAATATTTTGATGACTTGACTTCTGATAAGTTACTAAGCCGGGAAAACTGGGATCTGGTAAAAAAGTATATCAATAATACAGATAATAAAGCTTTTCAGTATTTATTGACAAATAGAGAGCAGTTTGAAGGTTTGTATGGTGAAAAAGAAGTTGCCGAGAAGATTTACTTCACATTTTTACGTCAAGGGAATCAGCTTTGTGATAAATGTGAATCGGGAGATTTTCACCTGAATCTTGCAAGAAAGTTACAATTCGAATCTGATCTTGAAAAATTTAAGATTAAGGATAAAGCCAATATTTTGGCTTATTCAGAGATCGCAACAGCTAGAACTCTTAAAGATTGGATGGTTTTTGTAAGCACAGTCTCTAAATACTTGGAATCGGGTTTAATTGATAAGAGCCTGATGTCGCTATATAATTATGCTCTGCCTATAAATAAAGCAACAGAAGATAAAACTCTTCGTGAAGAGGCAGCTAAGTGGTGTGATATGGGCTTGGCAACTAAAAATTTGAATACTGGTTTTAAAAATGCATTTCTAAAATTGAAAGCTGATCTATTAGGGGAAAAATAA
- a CDS encoding SRPBCC family protein: protein MKNSKLKIALLFLMVCGLFGCVSAQMKPAKMLPPKVKREVTIKASANDVWKLIASLEKVEEYVPSLVKSSLADGNGLDAVREMVMADGTPRLETVLVFDPDNKHICFTPFDEYMPAEYVAVHYYVTAYGPNKCKVIFKGYLKAKEGVSEGKLIAQLGSEFSKTLKGLKKYMEN from the coding sequence ATGAAGAATTCAAAATTAAAAATAGCCCTACTCTTTTTGATGGTTTGTGGTCTGTTTGGATGTGTTTCTGCACAAATGAAACCTGCTAAAATGTTACCTCCAAAGGTTAAGAGAGAAGTAACCATTAAAGCTTCGGCTAACGATGTTTGGAAACTGATTGCTTCTCTTGAAAAAGTAGAAGAATATGTTCCGTCTTTGGTTAAATCATCTTTGGCTGATGGTAATGGACTAGATGCGGTTCGTGAAATGGTAATGGCAGATGGAACGCCAAGATTGGAAACTGTATTGGTTTTCGATCCAGATAATAAGCACATCTGTTTTACGCCATTTGATGAGTATATGCCTGCTGAATATGTTGCTGTTCATTATTATGTAACAGCCTACGGACCTAATAAGTGTAAGGTGATTTTTAAAGGTTACTTAAAAGCAAAAGAAGGTGTATCGGAAGGTAAATTAATTGCACAGTTGGGATCTGAATTTTCTAAAACCTTAAAAGGTTTGAAAAAATACATGGAAAACTAA
- a CDS encoding cysteate synthase translates to MTKEFQATQYKLESVKTGKQFEDEGWTLDAPGESYPTLIRAIYENKQLEVKDNSLGIYKFSDWLPIRKTLKGSSAPATYKSEGLAKYLGLTNLYITFSGYWPEKGANFRTCSFKETEAYAVSGRLNSTDQVLVVASAGNTARAFARVCSDNNIPLLLSVPEDNLSALWFDEPIKDNVRLIATKSGSDYFDAIHLSNLACALDGFVAEGGAKNVARRDGMGTTVLSAVSEIGQIPDYYFQAVGSGTGAIAAWEANLRFIEDGRYGQNKMKLMVSQNAPFLPIYDAWKADSRAMLPLEDELARKQVEEIDAKVLSNRKPPYPIAGGLFDAMKDAGGDVLVASNEEALEAAQLFLETEGNDIHPAAAVAVATLVKQIQEGKLDKDACIMLNITGGGEERIKREKEVTYLKPSHVFDIDPDMETVKEVLEKLF, encoded by the coding sequence ATGACAAAAGAATTTCAAGCGACTCAATATAAACTGGAATCCGTAAAAACAGGTAAACAATTTGAAGATGAAGGTTGGACTTTGGATGCACCGGGCGAAAGTTATCCTACTTTAATTCGAGCGATTTATGAAAATAAACAATTGGAAGTGAAAGATAATTCTCTAGGGATTTATAAATTTTCTGATTGGCTACCAATTCGTAAAACTCTAAAAGGTTCTTCTGCGCCTGCAACTTATAAGAGTGAAGGTTTAGCAAAGTATTTAGGCTTAACTAATTTGTATATCACTTTCAGCGGTTATTGGCCTGAGAAAGGAGCCAATTTTCGTACGTGTTCATTTAAAGAAACTGAAGCATATGCTGTTAGTGGTCGATTAAATTCAACCGATCAGGTTTTAGTAGTTGCCTCAGCCGGTAATACAGCCAGAGCTTTTGCCCGTGTTTGTTCTGATAATAATATTCCATTACTTCTTTCGGTTCCGGAAGATAACTTGTCAGCACTTTGGTTCGATGAGCCGATTAAAGATAATGTGCGTTTAATTGCAACCAAATCGGGTAGTGATTACTTCGATGCGATACATTTGTCAAATCTGGCTTGTGCTTTGGATGGCTTTGTGGCCGAAGGTGGAGCCAAAAATGTGGCTCGTCGCGATGGTATGGGAACTACGGTTCTGTCAGCAGTTAGCGAGATTGGTCAGATTCCTGATTATTACTTTCAGGCTGTTGGGAGTGGAACAGGTGCTATTGCTGCCTGGGAAGCGAATCTTCGTTTTATCGAGGATGGTCGTTATGGTCAGAATAAAATGAAATTGATGGTTTCTCAAAATGCGCCATTCCTTCCAATTTATGATGCCTGGAAAGCTGATTCCCGTGCTATGTTGCCATTGGAGGATGAGTTGGCTCGTAAGCAAGTTGAAGAGATTGATGCTAAAGTCTTGTCGAATCGTAAACCGCCCTATCCAATTGCAGGAGGTTTGTTCGATGCGATGAAAGACGCAGGTGGTGATGTTTTGGTTGCCAGCAATGAGGAAGCACTTGAAGCTGCTCAACTATTTCTTGAAACCGAAGGAAACGATATTCATCCCGCAGCTGCTGTTGCAGTTGCTACCTTGGTTAAACAAATTCAGGAAGGCAAGCTTGATAAAGATGCCTGCATCATGCTAAATATTACCGGAGGTGGTGAAGAGAGAATTAAAAGAGAAAAAGAAGTGACTTATCTTAAGCCTTCACATGTTTTTGATATCGATCCTGATATGGAAACTGTAAAAGAAGTGCTGGAAAAGTTATTCTAG
- a CDS encoding TlpA family protein disulfide reductase has product MKLLYRSFMLLSAVILGSFSSHAQNLKIDIKLENVSDSSAYLAHYLDGRIFADDTTQLVNGVGLFQKDSLLDQGIYVVYLPSQKYFDLLIGNDQEFSIKSNSADFVNMLTIKGSKESEAFADFQKFMKAKTENSRKLQAEYKDKLKDEKAKAEYRELFKKADKEVKAYIKTLNEKFPKPSFVSEFANFTLSPEAPDFNDSIAADFPDRDKEIKLRNYLWTKNHYLSNLNPADDRYLRTPLLKDKLKFFFENILIQQRDSIVKESVKLIEQARPNKKCFQYYTQYALNYAIKSKIMGVDAAFVDLARRYYLSGQATWADSTLMANIKERVIKLQYNLLDMKAQDLALETIDGEFVRLHEVDANYTILYFFETDCGHCKKVTPRLIPEILEPYKDLGLKIMAIYTQQDKEAWQKYIEDNELYDFVNCYDPNYQSNFRIFFDVYSTPTIYLLDKNKKIIAKRLDLENLKGFLDHERKMKAEKS; this is encoded by the coding sequence ATGAAATTACTTTACAGATCTTTCATGCTGCTTTCTGCAGTTATTCTTGGAAGTTTTAGCAGTCATGCTCAAAACTTAAAAATTGATATCAAGCTTGAGAATGTTAGTGATAGCTCTGCTTACCTTGCCCACTATCTGGATGGGCGAATTTTTGCCGATGATACCACCCAACTTGTCAACGGAGTTGGTTTATTTCAAAAAGACAGTTTACTGGATCAAGGCATCTACGTGGTCTATTTACCTTCACAAAAATATTTCGATCTCTTAATTGGCAATGACCAGGAATTCTCAATCAAATCGAACTCGGCTGATTTTGTCAACATGCTTACGATTAAGGGTTCTAAAGAAAGTGAGGCTTTTGCTGATTTCCAAAAATTTATGAAAGCTAAAACTGAAAACAGCAGAAAACTCCAGGCCGAATATAAAGACAAACTTAAAGACGAAAAAGCTAAGGCTGAATACCGTGAACTTTTTAAAAAAGCCGACAAGGAAGTTAAAGCCTATATCAAAACCTTGAACGAAAAATTCCCTAAACCCAGCTTTGTATCCGAATTTGCCAACTTCACGCTTTCTCCTGAAGCTCCGGATTTCAACGATTCTATTGCTGCTGATTTTCCTGATCGTGATAAAGAAATTAAACTCAGAAATTACCTTTGGACAAAAAATCATTATTTATCGAATCTGAATCCTGCCGACGATAGATACCTTCGCACCCCTTTGCTAAAAGATAAGCTGAAGTTTTTCTTCGAAAACATACTCATTCAACAACGCGATTCCATCGTTAAAGAATCAGTCAAGCTGATTGAGCAAGCTCGTCCCAACAAAAAATGCTTTCAATATTACACCCAATATGCGCTTAACTATGCCATTAAATCAAAAATTATGGGTGTCGATGCTGCTTTTGTCGATTTGGCCAGACGTTATTATTTGAGTGGACAAGCCACCTGGGCTGATTCAACACTGATGGCCAATATAAAAGAACGAGTGATTAAACTTCAATACAATTTACTTGATATGAAGGCTCAGGACTTGGCTCTTGAAACCATTGATGGCGAATTTGTAAGGCTTCACGAAGTTGATGCCAACTACACCATTCTGTATTTCTTTGAAACCGATTGTGGTCACTGTAAAAAAGTAACCCCTCGCCTAATACCTGAAATACTTGAGCCTTATAAAGACTTAGGCCTCAAAATAATGGCCATTTACACGCAGCAAGATAAAGAAGCATGGCAAAAATACATTGAAGATAACGAACTCTACGATTTTGTAAATTGCTATGATCCCAATTATCAAAGCAATTTTAGAATCTTTTTCGATGTGTATTCAACCCCAACCATCTACCTTCTAGATAAAAATAAAAAGATCATTGCTAAACGATTGGATTTAGAAAACTTAAAGGGTTTTCTTGATCATGAACGAAAAATGAAAGCAGAGAAATCGTAA
- a CDS encoding RagB/SusD family nutrient uptake outer membrane protein, whose amino-acid sequence MKNRVINIYGLVLLAIVGSLTACDKQLDLAPEDTTVESEVFQTAASAESALMDVYNKTYEANKQTAYTIGDVTTRLIEVTSTYSMALVSGKLLTDDYTAEEIWSKTYSAINVANVIIKSVPELGTYNEDLEKQHVAEAKFLRAYNYLVMLRLYGDGALEGKKDGLCLPLQLTPYAGTEFVSNNALKRSTNDEVYIQIVKDLTDALPDLRVEYDDDLETRARATKGSVHALLSRVYLYMGNFQKAAEESAFFVNNSTYRLAPYLRSVFPISSGVDVDLDEEFIYAIPLTFNGGDHQFGTHYYPYYSKSVGYVSDDYLGKFSGTDQRITDLIWEGNPLSTYNPGKFTTSKFNHKDGRDNIPMIRLSEMYLIRAEALARTEGKVQESVDLLNRIASRADAAFVDYNLSDFATTEDLIDRILLEREKELAFEGLHRYDIIRTGRKLQFKNGDGVYEDVPAGRYVLPIPKREIDITKGSLVQNPGYL is encoded by the coding sequence ATGAAAAATAGAGTTATTAATATATATGGTCTTGTTCTGTTAGCTATTGTTGGTAGCTTAACAGCTTGTGATAAACAACTTGATCTTGCTCCAGAGGATACTACTGTTGAATCTGAAGTTTTTCAGACTGCAGCTTCCGCCGAATCAGCCTTAATGGATGTTTACAATAAAACCTATGAGGCGAATAAGCAAACTGCTTATACCATAGGAGATGTGACAACAAGACTTATTGAGGTGACGAGCACATACAGTATGGCCTTGGTGTCAGGTAAGTTATTAACAGATGATTATACGGCTGAAGAAATATGGTCTAAGACCTATTCGGCAATAAATGTGGCTAATGTTATCATAAAGTCAGTTCCTGAGTTGGGAACCTATAATGAGGATCTTGAGAAGCAGCACGTGGCTGAAGCTAAATTTTTAAGAGCTTACAATTATTTAGTTATGCTGCGTTTGTACGGGGATGGAGCTTTGGAAGGAAAAAAGGATGGCTTATGTTTACCCTTACAGCTTACTCCCTATGCGGGAACAGAATTTGTTTCAAATAATGCATTGAAGCGTTCTACAAATGATGAAGTTTACATCCAAATAGTTAAAGATTTGACAGATGCTTTACCCGATTTGAGGGTTGAATACGATGATGATTTAGAAACCAGAGCTCGCGCAACGAAGGGAAGTGTACATGCATTACTTTCAAGAGTGTATTTATATATGGGGAATTTTCAAAAAGCAGCGGAAGAATCTGCATTTTTTGTTAATAACTCTACTTATAGATTAGCACCTTATCTTCGTTCTGTATTTCCAATTAGCAGTGGGGTTGATGTAGATTTAGATGAAGAGTTTATTTATGCAATCCCTTTAACTTTCAATGGGGGAGATCATCAGTTTGGTACACATTATTATCCCTATTATTCAAAATCGGTTGGTTATGTATCCGATGATTATTTAGGAAAATTTTCTGGTACCGATCAAAGAATAACAGATTTGATCTGGGAAGGGAATCCTTTATCAACATACAACCCGGGTAAATTTACAACCAGTAAGTTTAATCACAAAGATGGACGTGATAATATCCCTATGATTCGCCTGTCAGAAATGTATTTGATACGTGCTGAAGCTTTGGCCAGAACAGAAGGCAAGGTGCAGGAATCTGTTGACTTATTGAATCGAATTGCTAGTCGTGCTGATGCTGCTTTTGTTGATTACAATCTTTCTGATTTTGCTACAACTGAGGATTTAATTGATCGTATTCTGCTTGAGCGCGAGAAAGAACTGGCTTTTGAAGGATTACATCGTTACGATATTATCCGTACCGGGAGAAAACTTCAGTTTAAAAATGGTGATGGTGTATACGAGGATGTGCCTGCTGGTCGTTATGTATTACCAATTCCCAAGCGAGAAATCGATATTACAAAAGGGAGTTTGGTTCAGAATCCGGGCTACTTGTAA